The DNA sequence GCTGTCACGCCCAGCGGCTCGCGAAGGGTAAAGTCCAGAATATCAGCACGGACGGGAATCGTCTCACCTAAGATTTTGTCAGCGACACCCGCATAGTATTCAAAGTAGCGAGCGGCTACCTCCACATCGGCTGTCGCCTGTGCCAGAGGCTTGCCCGTATCGCTTGTTTCTAAGTTAGCGAGCGCCTCTTTTTGTTCGCGAATGAGCCGTGCTACTTCGAGCATAATTCTGCCCCGGTCAGCGGGGAGGAATGTCTTCCACTCTTCCAATTCAAAAGCGTTCCGGGCGGCTTGCACAGCGCGGTGGATATCCTCCTGATTGCCACGGGGGATGTGTGCCAGTTCTTCTTTCGTTGCCGGGTTGATCGTTGCAAAGGTTTCCTGTGAACTGCTGTCAATCCAGCTTCCATTAACAAACATCTGTAAGGATTCCATTATTTCCTCCTGGAGCGTATAGGGTAGCGGATTACTCAATTACAATCGAAGCGCGAGTAATTTCTCTGTTGGCTGATTTATCGAGCGCTTCCCCGATCTCGTTCAATGAAAAATCGCAATCCAGCATATCATTAAAAGGATATGTATTCCCTTTTTCTGATAGGAAGCGTAACGCCTTCTGGAGATACCACGGATCGTAACGAATTAGCGAGATAATCTGAATTGCTTTTCTTGTCATCAGGCCGGGGTCAAATGACATCATCTTTCCTGGAGAAATATTGCCGATGCTGACATACGTACCGCCTGGTTTTAAAAGGTGAATGCCTTCATTAAATGCGGCAGGCACCCCGGTTAATTCCATAGCCACATCGCCGCCTCTGCCATTTGTCACATCCAAAATGGCTTGCACGCGTTTCTCTACGGTGTCCAGCTCACTCATGTTAATGACATGGTCTGCACCAAACAGGCGCGCTTTCGTAAGTCTGGCAGCCACCGCATCAATGACAACCACCTGTGCACCGAATTCTTTGGCGACTGCGGCCGCGTTTAGCCCCAGTCCGCCTGCGCCCTGGATGATTACGGTATCTCCGTAGTGTACATTCGCTTTCTC is a window from the Aneurinibacillus sp. REN35 genome containing:
- a CDS encoding zinc-binding dehydrogenase, producing the protein MKGKVAVMTEPEKLTFAEYELPDVGPGAVLVKVVRTNVCGSELHIWKGLHPTKKSGVMGHEMVGVIEKLGDGVETDYAGNPVQVGDRIASTYFLTCRKCLPCQEGKFHLCANAYKYWSKDPEEAPHFHGSFATHYYIHPDQYFYKVPDNVSDSAAASANCALSQVYFGIEKANVHYGDTVIIQGAGGLGLNAAAVAKEFGAQVVVIDAVAARLTKARLFGADHVINMSELDTVEKRVQAILDVTNGRGGDVAMELTGVPAAFNEGIHLLKPGGTYVSIGNISPGKMMSFDPGLMTRKAIQIISLIRYDPWYLQKALRFLSEKGNTYPFNDMLDCDFSLNEIGEALDKSANREITRASIVIE